Genomic DNA from Triticum dicoccoides isolate Atlit2015 ecotype Zavitan chromosome 4B, WEW_v2.0, whole genome shotgun sequence:
cttcctcgccgccgAGGAGGTCCAGGAGTCCGCCGATCGGTGCGCGCGCCGCCGTTTCGCAcctttgtttctttcttcttcttcttcttcggttcCGGTTCTTATGGATCTCGTTTTTGTTTTCCTGTTCGCGACCTCGCAGGATGGAATCGGTGTATAAGATATGGgtgcaggagaggagcggcggcggcTCGGCCCTCGGCGGGGAGGTCGGCGCCGCCGAGCTGCGCCGCGAGCTGCACACCGCGCTCGGCACCGCCAAGTGGCAGGTGAATTTGGCTCCTCGCTGCTACTCTCCCCTTACCGTTCGTGTCGCGGCCGTGGATTGATCCGCTCGCCTGGGTCGGCGTCCTCTGGTTCTGCTTGGGTTGTTAGATTTGTACAATCATGGTCAATTggtgaagtactacttgtcatggcATATATGTTGACTCGTCATGAATCGTTTTTTACAGTTGCTCTAAAACATACTAGtaggatttcttttctttcttctgctTACAAGTCATTGTGCAGAAATACTGCTTAGACTGCATTTACGTAGACGTTGGTGTGATTAAGACAGTACCAAGTCATGTAAAATTGCCCCGAAATACTTAAGAGGTTGGTACAGGTGCCTTCAACTCAGAAGCTAACTGTTGTTTATTTGTGCTTTTAGCTTGATGAACTTGAACGAGCAATTAGATCAAATGACGAGGTTGTCTCAGCGGGAAAGGATACGAGAGCACTGCATAGCAACTTTGTTGCGGCGATTGGCTATCGCATATTAGAGGTTGAGAACAACCTGAATGCATCCAATGTCGCAGAGGGGAGGGGCACACTGAGCTGGATTCATTTGGACGAGAGTGAGCGGGACGACCTTGCGGCTTTCTTATCTGCAAGCCCTCCTCAACATCAAGATAAAGTTGTTACAATCCCATCTGCTGGTGATATTCAGGTGGGCAGCAACCCGACAAGGGTGAGGAAAAATATTTCAGCTGACAGCTCCAATGATTCATCTGGCTCTGCAGACCTGAGTTCAGCGAGAGCAAAAGAAGATGCACATCGTGGGCACAGGAGGTCAGTCAGTGCCAGTGCTGATATTGGATCGTCGCCTATGTCATTTCCAAATGAACGAGAGGGTGCTGCTGAACAATCGTCTCTTGGCCCACACAGAGCACCTTTGCTGAATATTGTGAAAGCGTGCGGATTGCCGAGTGCCTTGAAACCTAAGCCTGCAGTTAAGTACAAAAAAGGAGCTGTGAGGTGGGCACATGCAGACAAACAGGATCTTGAAGCGGCAATCCCTCTCACAAATCCTCAGTTGGGGCAGGTGATTGAGATCTTACTTGAATTGTTCTAACATCCATTGTTCAATATGATTCAGTTTAAAGCTTAGTTTTATATCCTTATATTGCCATTCTTTGTTGTAGGGCTTAGATGGATACTCTGAACGAAGCATGAGTTACTTAAATACTTGCGATGGGGTTACATACAATAAGAAACTCTATGGTTGTCTTGGAGCACTGCGTAAGAAACTTCAGAGATCACAATATCAAATTCGATATGGGCGGCCTGCTCAATTGATTGTATTTGCACTTGCCATTCTCATAATATGTAAGTTCGCTCATTCTATATGTTCTTTGTTTTGTTCTATTCCTTGCTCAAGCAACTAGAAATAAAGGCTAGAAATGTCAGTTGCAGCCTAAATATATATATTAGGTATGCTGTGATAATCAATTCTGTAACTTATCCATTCCACCACACATCACAATACCAGTTTaatgtttactactccctccgttccaaaatgtaagacgtttttctgACACTATCATAGTATAAAAAAAGTCTtacatttcgggacggagggagtatcttttaaGGTTGATTTTACGTTCAACAGAGTTTCAGCTGAATTTTGAGTAGAAAACTTGCATTTGATATTGTGCTAAGTGATGACTTGATCCAATCATAAATTTCTTAGGGTCACCACTTATTATTCAATGTTTTATACTCATACCTTACTGTTTCTTGTACTTCCTTTCCAGTTGTGTTTGTATTCAAGACAATATGGTGAGAAATTTGCATGGGCTCGTGATTGGGTTAGAAAAGCCCCACCAGATCAGCATAAATTGCATGTGGACAGGAGTGACCATGCACATATGGGAAGTTGGGAACCATGGCAGACTGTTTCTGGTAATCCACATTGAAACAAATGAAGAATGATCGTGGAGCAATTCACCACGCTACGTCTGTAACTCAGTGGCTTTGCCATTGGATATGCACTGGACGGTGGACGGTGTGTGCGGCATGGTGTATCTTAAGATCTCAGTTCTCACAGTGACCAGTTGGCTTGTGCTTAATGGTATGCCCTGAACTTCAAATTAGGGTCATGCTGCACTAGTGGTGATGCAGGTGCAGCTAGCAACAGGAATGCGACTGGGAGTGCCGACTGGTGATTGTGCTATCGCCTATGGGGCCTTACTTGAGATTTGAGAAGGCTTCCCTTTGGTTATTTTATTGAACCTGTGATAATTGGTTCCAGATACAAATAGAGATTTGTTCTCAAGTGCTGTAGAAGAGGCTGGAATAGTTGTACCGGGATCTGCTTGAACTGTAATAATACCTAAACAACAGAGTTAGAGGCTTGGCGATCCTGTTTGGTCTGTGGCTGAATTTATAATCTGAAGTTCAAATTTCACAGGTGCTAATAGGCTTTTGATAATTCTACAGAGTTGCATCTTTGAGAAGTTTTACCACCCATAAAAAGCCATAAACTGGTGTAACTGGCATCTCTAGCTCCTGATTATTATCCACGGATGCCTTCTGTTGCAATAAACCAGCCCTGTTGACTGAGTTAACTGAATTCTCTCTTCCCAtatttttttctttgaaagagaggtTTTTTGTTTGTTAAGCTGCTGCAACCAGGAGCAGATGTCAAACCTTTTGATGTGCACTCAAGCACATTAAATAAACTTGTGGTTAATCATTTCCCGCACTTCACTTTGCTTTGTATGCTTGTGGGCTTTCTAATTAGATTATTGCCTAGTTACTTTGCTTTGAGATTGCTTGCCATATAGGTTGTTTTCATCTAGTTCCATATCAAGATAACCTACTTTATTCATAAATCCTAAAAATTGATAATTAAACTTAAAATTGTTAGTCTTTTATTCACC
This window encodes:
- the LOC119291285 gene encoding uncharacterized protein LOC119291285, translating into MATSFDRWEKDPFFLAAEEVQESADRMESVYKIWVQERSGGGSALGGEVGAAELRRELHTALGTAKWQLDELERAIRSNDEVVSAGKDTRALHSNFVAAIGYRILEVENNLNASNVAEGRGTLSWIHLDESERDDLAAFLSASPPQHQDKVVTIPSAGDIQVGSNPTRVRKNISADSSNDSSGSADLSSARAKEDAHRGHRRSVSASADIGSSPMSFPNEREGAAEQSSLGPHRAPLLNIVKACGLPSALKPKPAVKYKKGAVRWAHADKQDLEAAIPLTNPQLGQGLDGYSERSMSYLNTCDGVTYNKKLYGCLGALRKKLQRSQYQIRYGRPAQLIVFALAILIIFVFVFKTIW